A genomic stretch from Falco cherrug isolate bFalChe1 chromosome 1, bFalChe1.pri, whole genome shotgun sequence includes:
- the FDXR gene encoding NADPH:adrenodoxin oxidoreductase, mitochondrial has translation MAAVGGRCWARGKGCGGPGGSAWRGLTPPLPSASPGLQRRLSSAAPAPRLCVVGSGPAGFYTAQHVLKHHGGAQVDIYEKLPVPFGLVRFGVAPDHPEVKNVINAFTQTARSERCAYYGNVTVGRDVMVAELQQAYHAVVLSYGAEDNRVLGIPGENLSGVYSAREFVGWYNGLPENRDLKPNLSCETALILGHGNVALDIARILLSPLCLLRKTDITDSSLAALACSKVKRVWLVGRRGPLQVAFTIKELREMINLPGTRPVLNPADFTGLKNAVKDAPRPRKRLTELMIKTALEKPEEKTMEAQAAAPREWGLKFQRSPQEVLATADGRQARGIRLALTRLEGSGDSAKAVPTGDVEELECGLVLSSIGYRSLPLDPAVPFDTQRGVIPNSSGRVEGVPGLYCSGWVKRGPTGVIITTMNDSFDTAQSVLEDLKMGVLDVSASREGFGAVESILHSRGVRPVSFSDWEKIDAAEVARGKAAGKPREKIVDPQEMLQLIGH, from the exons ATGGCCGCCGTGGGGGGCCGGTGCTGGGCCCGGGGGAAGGGctgcggcgggccggggggcagcgccTGGCGCGGCCTGACGCCCCCCCTGCCCTCGGCCTCCCCGGGGCTCCAGCGGCGGCTGTCCTcggccgcccccgcgccgcgcctCTGCGTGGTGGGCAGCGGGCCCGCGGGCTTCTACACGGCTCAGCACGTCCTCAAG caccaCGGCGGGGCCCAAGTGGACATCTATGAGAAGCTGCCTGTTCCCTTTGGGCTCGTCCGTTTTGGGGTGGCCCCAGACCACCCAGAGGTGAAG AACGTGATCAATGCCTTCACGCAGACAGCGCGCTCGGAGCGCTGTGCCTACTACGGAAATGTCACCGTGGGGAGGGATGTCATGGTGGCCGAGCTGCAGCAGGCTTACCACGCCGTGGTGCTG AGTTATGGTGCTGAAGATAACCGGGTCCTGGGGATCCCAGGTGAGAACCTCTCCGGTGTTTATTCGGCCCGAGAGTTCGTGGGCTGGTACAACGGGCTACCCGAGAACCGGGAT CTGAAGCCCAACCTGAGCTGTGAGACGGCGCTGATTCTGGGTCACGGCAATGTGGCGCTGGATATTGCCCGGATCCTCCTGTCCCCGCTGTGCCTCCTCAGG aagacaGACATCACTGACAGCTCCCTGGCAGCTCTCGCCTGCAGCAAGGTGAAGCGTGTCTGGCTGGTTGGGAGGAGGGGACCTCTCCAAGTTGCTTTCACTATCAAG GAGCTGCGGGAGATGATAAACCTGCCTGGTACCAGACCTGTCCTGAACCCTGCTGACTTCACAGGCCTCAAAAATGCTGTTAAAG ATGCTCCCAGGCCCAGGAAGCGACTGACTGAGCTGATGATCAAAACAGCCCTGGAGAAGCCTGAGGAGAAGACTATGGAGGCACAGGCAGCGGCACCGCGGGAGTGGGGTCTGAAGTTCCAGCGCAGCCCCCAGGAGGTGCTGGCCACTGCTGATGGGAGGCAGGCGAGGGGCATCCGCCTGGCCCTGACCCGCCTGGAG GGCTCGGGTGACTCTGCCAAAGCCGTCCCCACTGGAGATGTGGAGGAGCTGGAGTGTGggctggtgctcagcagcaTCGGCTACCGGAGCCTGCCGCTGGACCCGGCGGTACCCTTCGACACCCAGCGTGGTGTTATCCCCAACAGCTCAGGCAGAGTGGAGGGTGTCCCAG GTCTGTACTGCAGCGGGTGGGTGAAGAGAGGACCCACGGGCGTGATCATCACCACCATGAATGACAGCTTTGACACGGCCCAGTCTGTGCTGGAGGATCTCAAGATGGGCGTGCTGGACGTGTCCGCCTCCAGAGAAGGCTTTGGGGCCGTGGAGAGCATCCTGCACAGCCGAG GGGTCCGTCCTGTTTCCTTCTCGGACTGGGAGAAGATAGATGCTGCTGAAGTGGCAAGAGGCAAAGCTGCTGGCAAACCCCGAGAGAAGATAGTGGATCCtcaggagatgctgcagctgatCGGTCACTAA